The following proteins come from a genomic window of Azoarcus sp. PA01:
- a CDS encoding SDR family oxidoreductase codes for MTLPNTPLDGRTALVTGGGRGLGKALCEALCAGGARVIIADVRADLAEQAALALTDKGYQTMHCAVDVGDEQQVADCLDAGRERFGAIDILINNAGVDYTLPLGELEVAQWDHVMATNLRGPFLFCKRVLEQMRPLGSGHIINITSTAAKRAWPNASVYHASKWGLLGFSHALHAELRPLGIKVTAVIAGGMRTPFLLDRFPDIDLATLQEPATVAAAVVQVLQMPADSVVPEITVLPMGETSWP; via the coding sequence ATGACTCTCCCCAACACCCCCCTCGATGGCAGGACCGCTCTCGTCACCGGTGGCGGACGCGGGCTCGGCAAGGCGTTGTGCGAAGCGCTGTGCGCAGGCGGCGCGCGCGTCATCATCGCGGACGTGCGCGCCGATCTCGCCGAGCAGGCCGCGCTGGCGCTGACCGACAAGGGTTACCAGACGATGCACTGCGCCGTCGACGTCGGCGACGAGCAGCAGGTCGCCGATTGCCTCGATGCCGGGCGCGAGCGCTTCGGCGCGATCGACATCCTCATCAACAATGCCGGCGTCGATTACACGCTGCCACTCGGCGAGCTCGAAGTCGCACAGTGGGACCACGTGATGGCGACGAACCTGCGCGGCCCGTTCCTGTTCTGCAAGCGCGTGCTCGAGCAGATGCGCCCGCTCGGCAGCGGCCACATCATCAACATCACCTCGACCGCGGCCAAGCGCGCGTGGCCGAACGCCTCGGTCTATCACGCCAGCAAATGGGGCCTGCTCGGCTTCTCGCACGCGCTGCACGCCGAGCTGCGCCCGCTCGGTATCAAGGTCACCGCGGTCATTGCCGGCGGCATGCGCACGCCTTTCCTGCTCGACCGCTTTCCGGACATCGACCTGGCGACGCTGCAGGAACCCGCGACCGTCGCAGCGGCAGTCGTGCAGGTGCTGCAGATGCCGGCGGACAGTGTCGTGCCGGAGATCACCGTGCTGCCGATGGGGGAGACATCGTGGCCCTGA
- a CDS encoding HAD family hydrolase gives MALNAAVFIDKDGTLIDDVPYNVDPAQVRLREGAGEALARLQRHGYRLILVTNQPGVALGLFEPDALEAVWAAIAARLSPYGVVLDAIYHCPHHPHGTDARFASRCECRKPEPGLLLQAAQDHRLDLRRSWLIGDILDDVEAGRRAGGRTVLLAVGSETEWRRGPMREPDLVASSLAEAVDGILAWTPAEVPDDSAGEPENGFTVWQTDEPEWTR, from the coding sequence GTGGCCCTGAATGCTGCGGTTTTCATCGACAAGGACGGCACGCTGATCGACGACGTGCCGTACAACGTCGATCCGGCCCAAGTGCGTCTGCGCGAAGGGGCGGGCGAAGCGCTCGCACGGCTCCAGCGCCACGGCTACCGGCTCATCCTCGTGACGAACCAGCCGGGCGTGGCGCTCGGCCTGTTTGAACCCGACGCGCTCGAAGCGGTGTGGGCTGCGATCGCCGCGCGGCTGTCGCCGTACGGCGTCGTGCTCGACGCGATCTATCACTGCCCCCACCATCCGCACGGCACTGACGCGCGCTTCGCGAGCCGGTGCGAATGCCGCAAGCCCGAACCCGGGCTGCTGCTGCAGGCTGCGCAGGATCATCGCCTCGACCTGCGCCGCTCGTGGCTGATCGGCGACATCCTCGACGACGTCGAAGCCGGGCGACGGGCGGGCGGCCGCACCGTGCTGCTCGCGGTGGGATCGGAAACGGAATGGCGCCGCGGACCGATGCGCGAGCCCGACCTCGTCGCATCGAGCCTCGCCGAAGCGGTCGACGGCATCCTCGCGTGGACACCGGCCGAAGTGCCCGACGACAGCGCGGGCGAACCCGAGAACGGGTTCACGGTGTGGCAGACGGACGAGCCGGAATGGACGCGCTGA
- the waaF gene encoding lipopolysaccharide heptosyltransferase II, whose amino-acid sequence MDALTRAARWKDARRILAVRLDNLGDVLMTTPAIRALRESAPGRHITLLATASGAAAIPFVPEVDDAIVMAGAPWMPGADSPPEGLIDAAQRVRERGFDAAVIFTVYSQSALPAAMLCWLAGIPLRLAHCRENPYQLLTDWIEDPEPQELLRHEVRRQLDLVAAVGASCDDRRLSFRLRDDDKAHARALLRTENIDPERPYVVIHPGASAPSRRYPEEHFAAVVNRVLGFAGSGQAFQVLFTGDESERALVDTIRSLAGVSLPSLAGRLRLGELAAVIDSAAVLIANNTGPVHLAAAVGTPVVDIYALTNPQHAPWKVAHRVLYEDVPCRFCYRSVCPQGHHNCLRLLDPQRVAEAARELLDLGAEQSSVPLPAISASEHGLF is encoded by the coding sequence ATGGACGCGCTGACGCGTGCCGCGCGCTGGAAAGACGCACGGCGCATCCTCGCGGTGCGGCTCGACAACCTCGGCGACGTGCTGATGACGACGCCGGCGATTCGGGCCTTGCGCGAATCCGCGCCGGGGCGGCACATCACGCTGCTCGCAACGGCATCGGGAGCGGCCGCGATCCCGTTCGTGCCGGAAGTCGACGACGCGATCGTCATGGCCGGCGCGCCGTGGATGCCGGGCGCCGACAGTCCGCCGGAAGGCCTGATCGACGCCGCACAGCGGGTGCGCGAGCGAGGCTTCGACGCCGCCGTGATCTTCACTGTCTATAGCCAGAGCGCGCTGCCGGCGGCGATGCTGTGCTGGCTCGCCGGCATTCCGCTGCGGCTCGCGCACTGCCGCGAGAACCCGTATCAGCTCCTGACCGACTGGATCGAGGACCCGGAGCCGCAGGAGCTGTTGCGCCACGAGGTGCGCCGCCAGCTCGACCTCGTCGCCGCAGTCGGCGCGAGCTGCGACGACCGCCGCCTGTCGTTCCGGCTGCGCGACGACGACAAGGCCCATGCACGTGCGCTGCTGCGCACCGAAAACATTGACCCCGAGCGGCCGTACGTCGTCATCCACCCCGGCGCGTCGGCGCCGTCACGCCGCTATCCGGAAGAGCATTTCGCGGCAGTCGTGAACCGCGTGCTCGGCTTCGCGGGCAGCGGTCAGGCGTTCCAGGTCCTCTTCACCGGAGACGAATCCGAGCGCGCGCTGGTCGATACGATCCGCTCGCTCGCCGGGGTTTCCCTGCCGTCGCTCGCCGGCCGGCTGCGGCTCGGCGAGCTCGCCGCGGTCATCGATTCAGCCGCAGTGCTGATCGCGAACAACACTGGCCCGGTGCATCTGGCCGCCGCGGTCGGCACTCCGGTCGTCGACATCTACGCGCTGACGAACCCGCAGCATGCGCCGTGGAAAGTCGCGCACCGCGTGCTCTACGAAGACGTGCCGTGCCGTTTCTGCTACCGCAGCGTGTGCCCGCAGGGACACCATAACTGCCTGCGGCTGCTCGACCCGCAGCGCGTCGCCGAAGCCGCCCGCGAGCTGCTCGACCTCGGCGCCGAACAGTCTTCCGTCCCGCTGCCGGCGATCAGCGCCAGCGAGCACGGCCTCTTCTGA
- a CDS encoding glycosyltransferase family 4 protein, producing the protein MRSSAPLRIFTWHVHGNYLYYLSQVPHTFYIPVDAARSPGYAGRAGVLPWDDNVVELPLEEVATTEFDCILFQSRSHYDDDQYRVLSAAQRRLPRIYLEHDTPQVHPTNTRHPVDDPATLLVHVTPFNALMWDNGRTPTRVIDHGVIVPPHVRYEGGLPRGVAVVNHLARRGRRLGADVFAMARAQVPLDLVGMASECSGGLGEIPNPELPQFLSHYRFYFHPVRWTSLGLAAIEAMMIGLPVVGLATTELVTVIRNGESGFLDTDPQRLVEAMRHLIEAPDEAARLGAGARRIALERFNIERFVDDWLHVFAEVTA; encoded by the coding sequence ATGCGATCGTCCGCCCCGCTGCGCATCTTCACGTGGCATGTGCATGGCAACTATCTCTACTACCTGAGCCAGGTGCCGCACACCTTCTACATTCCCGTCGATGCGGCGCGCTCGCCCGGCTACGCGGGCCGCGCCGGCGTGCTGCCGTGGGACGACAACGTCGTCGAACTGCCACTCGAAGAGGTTGCGACGACCGAGTTCGACTGCATCCTCTTCCAGTCGCGCAGCCACTACGACGACGACCAGTACCGCGTGCTGTCGGCCGCGCAGCGGCGCCTGCCGCGCATCTACCTCGAACACGACACGCCGCAGGTGCATCCGACGAACACGCGCCACCCGGTCGATGACCCGGCGACGCTGCTGGTGCACGTCACGCCGTTCAATGCGCTGATGTGGGACAACGGCCGCACGCCGACGCGCGTCATCGACCACGGCGTGATCGTGCCGCCGCACGTACGCTACGAAGGCGGGCTGCCGCGCGGCGTTGCGGTCGTGAACCATCTCGCGCGCCGCGGCCGCCGCCTCGGCGCGGACGTTTTCGCGATGGCGCGCGCACAGGTTCCGCTCGACCTCGTCGGCATGGCGTCCGAATGCAGCGGCGGGCTCGGCGAGATCCCGAACCCGGAGCTGCCGCAATTCCTGTCGCATTACCGCTTCTACTTCCATCCGGTGCGCTGGACGAGCCTCGGGCTGGCCGCGATCGAAGCGATGATGATCGGCCTGCCGGTCGTCGGGCTCGCGACCACCGAACTCGTGACGGTGATCCGCAACGGCGAATCCGGCTTCCTCGACACCGACCCGCAGCGTCTCGTCGAGGCGATGCGGCACCTGATCGAAGCGCCCGACGAAGCGGCGCGGCTCGGCGCCGGCGCCCGCCGCATCGCCCTCGAGCGCTTCAACATCGAGCGCTTCGTCGATGACTGGCTGCATGTCTTTGCCGAAGTCACGGCATAG
- the glgA gene encoding glycogen synthase GlgA: MSAARKAARLRVLFATSECAPWAKTGGLGDVSASLPAALAALGLDVCVLLPGYPSVRQAARNARKVADIRSVHGLPSARLLRGRLPSGVPALVLDCPSLYRREGGPYQDAEGVDYSDNALRFGLLSHVAARLASAASPLVWRADILHCNDWPTALAPAYLKLGLREPAPSLVVVHNLAFQGIFPLDVAERLGLPPESLKSEGVEYWGKLSFLKAGLYYADRIVAVSPTYAREIRTEAHGCGMQGLLERRANRLAGILNGIDMDAWNPRTDPHLETNYDADTLEDKVPNKRALQAELGLAADDDALLLGMVTRLTDQKGIDLVLDALPQLLARPVQLALLGGGDARFEQAWRERAAATPERIAAVIGFDERLAHRIEAGADAFVMPSRFEPCGLNQMYSQRYGTPPIVRATGGLVDSVGDFSVDGLHRGEASGFLFADATPAALVEAVDRALTVFADRVAWRTLCRNGMARDFSWGGSAGRYARLYVAMRAVAAA; this comes from the coding sequence GTGAGCGCGGCCAGGAAAGCCGCCCGACTCCGCGTGCTGTTCGCGACGTCCGAATGCGCGCCGTGGGCCAAGACCGGCGGGCTCGGCGACGTCAGCGCGAGCCTGCCGGCGGCGCTGGCCGCGCTCGGGCTCGACGTGTGCGTGCTGCTGCCCGGCTATCCGTCGGTGCGCCAGGCGGCGCGCAATGCGCGCAAGGTCGCTGACATCCGCTCCGTGCACGGTCTGCCGTCCGCCCGTCTGCTGCGCGGCCGGCTGCCGAGCGGCGTGCCGGCGCTGGTGCTCGACTGTCCGTCGCTGTACCGGCGCGAGGGCGGCCCGTACCAGGACGCCGAAGGCGTCGACTACAGCGACAATGCGCTGCGTTTCGGGCTGCTGTCGCACGTCGCCGCGCGGCTTGCCAGCGCCGCGAGCCCGCTGGTGTGGCGCGCGGACATCCTGCACTGCAACGACTGGCCGACGGCGCTCGCGCCGGCGTACCTCAAGCTCGGCCTGCGCGAGCCGGCGCCGAGCCTCGTCGTCGTCCATAACCTCGCGTTCCAGGGGATTTTCCCGCTCGACGTCGCTGAACGGCTCGGACTGCCGCCCGAGAGCCTGAAGTCCGAAGGTGTCGAGTACTGGGGCAAGCTGTCGTTCCTGAAAGCGGGCCTCTACTACGCCGACCGCATCGTCGCCGTCAGCCCGACGTACGCGCGCGAGATCCGCACCGAAGCGCACGGCTGCGGCATGCAGGGGCTGCTCGAAAGGCGTGCGAACCGGCTTGCCGGCATCCTCAACGGCATCGACATGGACGCGTGGAACCCGCGCACCGACCCGCACCTCGAGACGAACTACGACGCGGACACGCTCGAAGACAAGGTGCCGAACAAGCGCGCGCTGCAGGCCGAGCTCGGCCTCGCGGCCGACGACGATGCGCTGCTGCTCGGCATGGTCACCCGCCTGACCGACCAGAAAGGCATCGACCTGGTGCTCGACGCGCTGCCGCAACTGCTCGCGCGCCCGGTGCAGCTCGCGCTGCTCGGAGGAGGCGATGCGCGCTTCGAGCAGGCGTGGCGCGAACGCGCGGCCGCAACGCCGGAGCGTATCGCGGCGGTGATCGGCTTCGACGAGCGGCTCGCGCATCGCATCGAAGCCGGCGCCGATGCGTTCGTGATGCCGTCGCGCTTCGAGCCGTGCGGGCTGAACCAGATGTACAGCCAGCGCTACGGCACGCCGCCAATCGTGCGCGCGACCGGAGGGCTCGTCGACTCGGTCGGTGATTTCAGCGTCGATGGCCTGCATCGCGGCGAAGCGTCGGGGTTTCTGTTCGCCGACGCGACGCCGGCGGCGCTCGTCGAAGCGGTCGACCGCGCGCTGACAGTGTTCGCCGACCGGGTGGCGTGGCGCACGCTGTGCCGCAACGGCATGGCGCGCGACTTCAGCTGGGGGGGCAGCGCCGGCCGATACGCGCGGCTTTACGTGGCGATGCGAGCAGTGGCGGCAGCCTGA
- a CDS encoding malto-oligosyltrehalose synthase has translation MEGETASGRGSDADSGTGHDGGEAGTALDALCAYLGVALEYEDAWGRRTLVPDAKKREIVAALGYPVAGEAEAQACLADLRAAARRRILPPLIVVQGGTPPLRLAANLPAELIGRTLPWRIVLDDGGERSGVVVPRSAAVDTALPDLALSDIASPAAPGGDGDDDSRRPVLLELPVDVPPGHHQLLLFEAAQPPRELAAAALAICPAACFQLPRPAPQCVGDRLWGPAVQVYALRSSRNWGIGDFGDLLRLVDLAADAGAHVVGVNPLHALFPHDPARASPYSPSSREWLNVLYIEIETTRDYGECAAARQRVEEPAFRQRLEALRETEFVDYGGVAAAKFEVLEMLYRHFRSVHLERNTQRAGLFRDFQREGGRSLRAHALFDALQERFFRIDAAVWGWTVWPEAYRDIDGPAVEAFALANEERVEFFEYLQWQAEAQLRRVAARAQARGMAIGLYRDLAVGVNEGGSETWMRPKLHALGVHAGAPPDELNPAGQDWGFPPVIPQRLAAERFEPFLAVLRANMRHAGALRIDHVMSLMRLFWLPGDGQREVGAYVAYPMEELLGLLCLESRRHRCVVIGEDLGIVPQEVRDAMARHAVLSYRPLYFEQDWDAGSFRVPRDWPAQAVAAVSTHDLPTLRSYWRGFDLQLRDRLGMYREPGMRDRQFERRDADRRALLAALAAEAVLGERSGEWQNEGQGDGLGSDPGLIADDDPRLAVAVHRFIARTPAAIAVVQFEDVLGQLEGVNLPGTSESEYPNWRRKLGADLADLEVDPRWRAVSAAIDAERPCPLRELSGGPPDFHPETAAIPRATYRLQFHADFGFAAAEAVLPYLAELGISDVYAAPFLKARPGSRHGYDIIDHQAVNPEIGSEADFDRYCARLAELGLGQVLDVVPNHVGVLGADNEWWQDVLENGEASECADHFDIDWQPPFPELRGKVLLPVLGDQYGLVLEAGELTLGFCAERGEFSVHYFEHRFPVDPCDYPSILAPAASTRGAQSVVAAEQVELETLLAALRHLPPRDVADPALQTERRHNKNLFKQHLAALHERLPAVRARIEERLAAFNGRVGEPSSFDALDALLARQAYRLASWRVAADDINYRRFFDINDLAALRMEVESVFEATHAQIFRWLAEGRVSGLRIDHPDGLAEPVAYFERLQARHAAIARELALARGTPPAGPEPALYLVVEKILAEFEPLPGDWPVHGDTGYRFANLCNGLFVDSAQESRFSRIYRAFTGEARNFSDVLHEAKLLIMTHSLPGEVSGLAVLLHDIAQHDRRTRDFTRSRLRGALKEIVAGFPVYRTYIGPRGVSDTDRRYIERAVATAAARTRAGDATVLRFVRDVLVSAPTETAAELRLLKLRFVRRFQQFTAPVMAKSMEDTAFYRYNRLVSLNDVGGDPHTFGIAVQDFHAANERVAASHPFGLVGSSTHDSKRSEDVRARIDVLSEMPGAWRLALRRWRKLNERHKRRVNDALAPSCNDEYLLYQTLLGVWPATPPDARGLAELARRVDAYMLKAAREAKRHTSWMNPEPGYEAALSGFVRRLFAGGLDNPFVADFLPFHARVSCFGCYNSLAMALLKLTAPGVPDIYQGCETWNYRLVDPDNRVPVDFAAARELLHGLQQECPDGADEATRRSALAAMLDAMSDGRDDGRIKLYVLWRALAVRREFEQTMRFGRYVALETDGPAALHVVAFARVLGDDIIVVVASRLLFTLCRGDAALLRDAAIWQDTFVELPAFSEGRQWRDALGGQDVRPACAGNRCRLDVARLFDGLPLALLVPQRDRPPGAGEAQ, from the coding sequence ATGGAAGGCGAAACGGCGAGCGGGAGGGGAAGCGACGCGGACTCGGGCACGGGGCACGACGGCGGCGAAGCGGGCACGGCGCTCGACGCGCTGTGCGCGTATCTCGGCGTTGCGCTCGAGTACGAGGACGCGTGGGGCCGGCGTACGCTCGTACCGGACGCGAAGAAGCGCGAAATCGTCGCCGCGCTCGGCTATCCGGTCGCCGGCGAGGCCGAGGCGCAGGCCTGCCTCGCGGACCTGCGCGCCGCCGCGCGCCGGCGCATCCTGCCGCCGCTGATCGTCGTGCAGGGCGGCACGCCGCCGTTGCGGCTGGCGGCGAACCTGCCGGCGGAATTGATCGGCCGCACGCTGCCGTGGCGCATCGTGCTCGATGATGGTGGTGAGCGTTCCGGTGTCGTCGTGCCGCGCTCGGCCGCAGTCGACACCGCCTTGCCCGACCTCGCCTTGTCCGACATCGCCTCGCCCGCGGCTCCTGGCGGGGACGGCGACGACGACAGCCGCCGCCCGGTGCTGCTGGAACTGCCCGTCGACGTCCCGCCGGGCCACCACCAGCTGCTGCTCTTCGAAGCGGCGCAGCCGCCGCGCGAACTCGCCGCTGCGGCGCTCGCGATCTGCCCCGCGGCCTGTTTCCAGCTGCCTCGCCCAGCGCCGCAGTGCGTCGGCGACCGGCTGTGGGGGCCGGCGGTGCAAGTGTATGCGCTGCGCTCGTCGCGCAACTGGGGGATCGGCGATTTCGGCGACCTGCTGCGCCTCGTCGACCTCGCCGCCGATGCCGGCGCGCACGTCGTCGGCGTCAATCCGCTGCACGCGCTGTTCCCGCACGACCCGGCGCGGGCGAGCCCGTACAGCCCGTCGAGCCGCGAATGGCTTAACGTGCTGTACATCGAGATCGAGACGACGCGCGACTACGGCGAATGCGCCGCCGCGCGCCAGCGTGTCGAAGAGCCCGCGTTCCGGCAGCGCCTCGAAGCGCTGCGCGAGACCGAGTTCGTCGACTATGGCGGTGTCGCCGCAGCGAAGTTCGAAGTGCTCGAGATGCTGTACCGCCATTTCCGCAGCGTGCATCTCGAGCGCAACACGCAGCGCGCCGGGCTGTTCCGCGACTTCCAGCGCGAGGGCGGGCGCAGCCTGCGCGCGCACGCACTGTTCGACGCGCTGCAGGAACGGTTCTTCCGCATCGACGCGGCAGTGTGGGGCTGGACCGTGTGGCCCGAAGCGTATCGCGACATCGACGGTCCGGCGGTCGAAGCGTTCGCGCTCGCCAACGAGGAGCGCGTCGAGTTCTTCGAGTACCTGCAATGGCAGGCTGAAGCGCAGCTGCGCCGCGTTGCCGCACGGGCCCAGGCGCGCGGCATGGCGATCGGCCTGTACCGCGACCTGGCAGTGGGGGTTAACGAAGGCGGCTCGGAGACCTGGATGCGGCCGAAGCTGCATGCGCTCGGCGTCCACGCCGGTGCGCCGCCCGACGAACTGAACCCGGCCGGGCAGGACTGGGGTTTTCCGCCGGTCATCCCGCAGCGCCTGGCAGCCGAGCGCTTCGAACCTTTCCTCGCGGTGCTGCGCGCGAACATGCGCCACGCGGGGGCGCTGCGCATCGATCACGTGATGAGCCTGATGCGCCTGTTCTGGCTGCCGGGCGACGGGCAGCGCGAGGTCGGCGCGTACGTCGCCTATCCGATGGAGGAACTCCTCGGGCTGCTGTGCCTCGAGAGCCGCCGCCATCGCTGCGTCGTCATCGGCGAGGACCTCGGTATCGTGCCGCAGGAAGTCCGCGACGCGATGGCGCGCCACGCGGTCCTTTCGTACCGTCCGCTGTATTTCGAGCAGGACTGGGACGCCGGCAGCTTCAGGGTGCCGCGGGACTGGCCGGCGCAGGCGGTCGCGGCGGTGTCGACGCACGATTTGCCGACGCTGCGCAGCTACTGGCGCGGCTTCGACTTGCAGCTGCGCGACAGGCTCGGCATGTATCGCGAACCGGGCATGCGCGATCGCCAGTTCGAGCGCCGCGACGCCGACCGCCGCGCGCTGCTTGCCGCGCTGGCTGCCGAAGCAGTTCTCGGAGAGCGGTCGGGCGAGTGGCAAAACGAAGGGCAGGGTGACGGACTCGGCAGCGATCCAGGGCTCATCGCGGACGACGATCCGCGCCTCGCCGTTGCAGTGCATCGCTTCATCGCGCGCACGCCGGCGGCAATCGCGGTGGTGCAGTTCGAGGACGTCCTGGGACAGCTCGAAGGCGTCAATCTGCCGGGGACGAGCGAGTCCGAATACCCCAACTGGCGCCGCAAGCTCGGCGCCGATCTCGCCGACCTCGAAGTCGATCCGCGATGGCGCGCGGTCAGCGCCGCGATCGACGCGGAACGGCCGTGCCCGCTGCGCGAGCTCTCCGGCGGGCCGCCCGACTTCCACCCGGAAACTGCGGCGATCCCGCGTGCGACGTACCGCCTGCAGTTCCACGCCGACTTCGGTTTCGCCGCGGCCGAAGCGGTGCTGCCGTATCTCGCCGAGCTCGGCATCAGCGACGTCTATGCGGCGCCGTTCCTGAAAGCGCGCCCCGGCAGCCGGCACGGCTATGACATCATCGACCACCAGGCGGTGAACCCGGAGATCGGCAGCGAAGCGGACTTCGACCGTTACTGCGCGCGGCTCGCCGAGCTCGGACTCGGGCAGGTTCTCGACGTCGTGCCGAATCACGTCGGGGTGCTCGGCGCCGACAACGAGTGGTGGCAGGATGTGCTCGAGAACGGCGAGGCGTCCGAATGCGCGGACCACTTCGACATCGACTGGCAGCCGCCTTTCCCCGAGCTGCGCGGCAAAGTGCTGCTGCCGGTGCTCGGCGACCAGTACGGGCTGGTGCTCGAAGCCGGCGAGCTCACGCTCGGCTTCTGCGCCGAGCGCGGCGAATTCAGCGTGCATTATTTCGAGCACCGCTTCCCGGTCGATCCGTGCGACTACCCGTCGATCCTCGCGCCGGCCGCATCGACGCGCGGCGCGCAGAGCGTCGTCGCCGCCGAGCAGGTCGAACTCGAGACGCTGCTCGCGGCGCTGCGCCACCTGCCGCCGCGCGACGTCGCCGACCCGGCGCTGCAAACCGAGCGCCGCCACAACAAGAACCTCTTCAAGCAGCACCTTGCAGCGCTCCACGAGCGCCTCCCGGCGGTGCGTGCGCGCATCGAGGAACGGCTGGCGGCGTTCAACGGGCGCGTCGGCGAACCGTCGAGCTTCGACGCGCTCGACGCGCTGCTCGCGCGCCAGGCGTACCGGCTCGCGTCGTGGCGCGTCGCCGCCGACGACATCAACTACCGCCGCTTCTTCGACATCAACGACCTCGCGGCGCTGCGCATGGAAGTCGAAAGCGTGTTCGAGGCGACGCACGCGCAGATCTTCCGCTGGCTCGCCGAAGGGCGCGTGTCGGGCCTGCGCATCGACCACCCGGACGGGCTCGCCGAGCCGGTCGCGTATTTCGAGCGCCTGCAGGCCCGCCATGCGGCGATCGCGCGTGAGCTGGCGCTCGCGCGCGGCACGCCGCCGGCAGGCCCGGAGCCGGCGCTGTACCTCGTCGTCGAAAAGATCCTCGCCGAGTTCGAGCCGCTGCCGGGCGACTGGCCGGTGCACGGCGACACCGGCTACCGCTTCGCGAACCTGTGCAACGGGCTGTTCGTCGATTCGGCGCAGGAGTCGCGCTTTTCGCGGATCTACCGCGCCTTCACCGGCGAAGCGCGCAATTTCAGCGACGTGCTGCACGAAGCGAAGTTGCTGATCATGACGCATTCGCTGCCGGGCGAAGTCAGCGGGCTCGCGGTGCTGCTCCACGACATCGCGCAGCACGACCGGCGCACGCGCGATTTCACGCGCAGCCGGCTGCGCGGCGCGCTCAAGGAGATCGTCGCCGGCTTCCCGGTCTATCGCACGTATATCGGGCCGCGCGGCGTCTCCGACACCGACCGCCGCTACATCGAGCGCGCCGTCGCGACCGCGGCCGCGCGCACCCGCGCAGGCGATGCGACGGTGCTGCGCTTCGTGCGCGACGTGCTGGTCTCGGCGCCGACCGAAACCGCCGCCGAACTGCGCCTGCTCAAGTTGCGCTTCGTGCGGCGCTTCCAGCAGTTCACCGCGCCGGTGATGGCCAAGTCGATGGAAGACACTGCGTTCTACCGCTACAACCGGCTGGTGTCGCTCAATGACGTCGGCGGCGACCCGCACACGTTCGGCATCGCGGTGCAGGATTTCCACGCCGCCAACGAGCGCGTCGCGGCGAGCCACCCGTTCGGCCTGGTCGGCAGCTCGACTCACGACAGCAAGCGCTCGGAGGACGTGCGCGCGCGCATCGACGTGCTGTCGGAGATGCCGGGCGCGTGGCGGCTCGCGCTGCGGCGCTGGCGCAAGCTCAACGAGCGCCACAAGCGCCGCGTCAACGACGCGCTCGCGCCGTCGTGCAACGACGAGTACCTGCTGTACCAGACGCTGCTCGGCGTGTGGCCGGCGACGCCGCCCGATGCGCGCGGCCTGGCCGAGCTCGCGCGCCGCGTCGACGCGTACATGCTGAAAGCTGCCCGCGAGGCGAAACGGCACACCAGCTGGATGAACCCGGAACCCGGCTACGAGGCGGCGCTGTCCGGCTTCGTACGGCGCCTGTTTGCCGGCGGGCTCGACAATCCGTTCGTCGCCGACTTCCTGCCGTTTCACGCGCGGGTGTCGTGCTTCGGCTGCTACAACAGCCTCGCGATGGCGCTGCTCAAGCTCACCGCGCCCGGCGTGCCGGACATTTATCAGGGCTGCGAGACGTGGAACTACCGGCTCGTGGACCCCGATAACCGCGTCCCGGTCGATTTTGCCGCCGCGCGCGAACTCCTGCACGGCTTGCAGCAGGAGTGTCCGGACGGCGCGGACGAAGCCACGCGACGCAGCGCGCTCGCCGCGATGCTCGACGCGATGTCCGACGGCCGCGACGACGGGCGTATCAAGCTGTACGTGCTGTGGCGCGCGCTCGCGGTGCGCCGCGAGTTCGAGCAGACGATGCGTTTCGGCCGCTACGTCGCGCTGGAGACCGACGGGCCGGCGGCGCTGCACGTCGTCGCGTTCGCGCGCGTGCTCGGCGACGACATCATCGTGGTCGTCGCCTCGCGCCTGCTGTTCACGCTGTGCCGCGGCGATGCGGCGCTGCTGCGCGACGCGGCGATCTGGCAGGACACGTTCGTCGAGCTGCCGGCGTTCTCGGAAGGCCGGCAATGGCGCGACGCGCTGGGCGGGCAGGACGTGCGGCCGGCGTGCGCCGGCAACCGCTGCCGTCTCGACGTCGCGCGCCTGTTCGACGGGCTGCCGCTGGCACTGCTCGTGCCGCAACGCGACCGTCCCCCCGGCGCCGGGGAGGCACAGTGA